One genomic window of Lytechinus variegatus isolate NC3 chromosome 1, Lvar_3.0, whole genome shotgun sequence includes the following:
- the LOC121412797 gene encoding major facilitator superfamily domain-containing protein 6-like isoform X1, protein MAAPMPIYRRGGGEVIPALTSSLKEIDLKETVRWNQKFIPVKAVYFLLWSGMVSLLPFLPVYMSYVGLNPVQVGVARGIEPFIGMFSSPLSGSLADKFSMHRFIMVSSIIGTGLVYGSGVFVSLIDANNAMNWTNISHVPLEGYLGELGKIPEPELDSSLIQIKKSDYYDWCHHFMSSNMKDELLCDIRRLNIGGTRSVKRKLNILKNKEFKSSAACCFCKCRLKDERLIELLNTCNMVERIQEVCSIKNESKNILISNEFLSQSTETTDILEWEDLEKKDKTLTFVLMLMIVLVGQFVSNPAVPLLDAAAMALVKECNERGQNVEYGHQRLWGAIAWGVFAPLAGFAVDTYSAAYPESFNKYLPAFLAFIALVLLSVIPALCITFPPHCPSESLASDVCILLQRPKVLVFLYAMFITGISVGVISTYVFLFLAELSGSHTIMGLTLTLTCVAEVPFMFFSTKLVERLGHHGVFVLALFCYAVRFVGYSFLQNPWLVLPIELLHGVTYGALWPACTSYVNLITPDNMLTTMQSITFGIKCGLGEGLGTLLGGVIYYQYGARNLFRGSAVLCMVTLIFYWPASAYLERQDERRERQEQYEEI, encoded by the exons TGAAAGAAATTGACTTAAAAGAGACTGTGAGGTGGAATCAGAAATTTATTCCTGTCAAGGCTGTGTATTTTCTGCTGTGGTCAG GAATGGTGAGTCTTCTGCCCTTCCTTCCTGTCTATATGTCATATGTTGGTCTGAATCCTGTCCAAGTTGGGGTAGCAAGAGGCATTGAACCTTTTATTGGGATGTTTTCATCTCCGCTGAGTGGAAGCTTGGCAGATAAATTCAGCATGCATCGGTTCATCATGGTTAGCAGTATCATAGGAACAGGGCTGGTGTATGGGAGTGGTGTTTTTGTGTCACTTATTGATGCAAATAATGCAATGAATTGGACAAATATATCTCATGTGCCACTGGAAGGATACCTTGGAGAGCTTGGAAAGATTCCAGAACCAGAGTTGGACTCATCCTTGATTCAGATAAAGAAGAGTGACTACTATGACTGGTGTCATCACTTCATGTCAAGTAATATGAAAGATGAATTATTGTGTGATATTAGGAGGTTAAATATTGGTGGTACAAGATCAGTCAAAAGAAAGCTCAATATCCTCAAGAACAAGGAGTTTAAAAGTTCAGCTGCGTGTTGCTTCTGCAAATGTAGATTAAAAGATGAAAGGTTGATTGAActtttgaatacatgtaatatggtAGAGAGAATCCAGGAAGTATGCAGTATTAAAAATGAGTCAAAGAATATTTTAATATCAAATGAATTTCTGTCTCAAAGCACAGAGACTACTGACATTCTTGAATGGGAGGATTtagaaaagaaagacaaaacacTCACATTTGTTCTGATGCTGATGATTGTTCTTGTCGGACAATTTGTGAGCAACCCCGCTGTCCCTTTACTTGATGCAGCAGCTATGGCACTTGTTAAAGAATGCAATGAAAGAGGGCAAAATGTAGAATATGGACATCAACGGCTATGGGGTGCAATTGCCTGGGGTGTCTTTGCACCCCTGGCTGGATTTGCTGTTGATACCTACTCTGCAGCGTATCCAGAGTCTTTCAACAAGTATCTTCCAGCTTTCTTAGCTTTTATTGCACTTGTACTATTGTCAGTTATACCGGCATTGTGTATAACTTTTCCTCCACACTGCCCATCTGAATCACTTGCCAGTGATGTCTGCATCCTACTCCAGAGACCCAAGGTTCTTGTCTTCCTGTATGCAATGTTCATCACTGGGATATCAGTGGGAGTCATCAGTACATATGTCTTCTTGTTCCTTGCTGAACTCTCTGGAAGCCACACCATCATGGGACTGACTCTGACCCTAACATGCGTAGCTGAAGTCCCTTTCATGTTCTTTTCTACTAAGCTTGTTGAAAGACTTGGACACCATGGAGTCTTTGTTCTGGCCCTCTTCTGCTATGCTGTGAGGTTTGTTGGCTACTCATTCTTGCAGAACCCATGGCTTGTTTTACCCATAGAACTCCTCCATGGGGTCACCTATGGTGCTCTTTGGCCAGCTTGTACCTCCTATGTAAACCTCATCACTCCTGACAACATGCTTACTACAATGCAGTCCATCACATTTGGAATCAAATGTGGTTTAG GTGAAGGCTTGGGGACATTGTTGGGTGGAGTAATCTATTACCAATATGGAGCTAGGAACCTATTTAGAGGATCTGCTGTCTTATGCATGGTAACACTGATCTTCTATTGGCCAGCGAGTGCTTACCTAGAGAGACAGGATGAAAGAAGAGAGCGACAAGAACAGTATgaagaaatatga
- the LOC121412797 gene encoding major facilitator superfamily domain-containing protein 6-like isoform X2, giving the protein MVSLLPFLPVYMSYVGLNPVQVGVARGIEPFIGMFSSPLSGSLADKFSMHRFIMVSSIIGTGLVYGSGVFVSLIDANNAMNWTNISHVPLEGYLGELGKIPEPELDSSLIQIKKSDYYDWCHHFMSSNMKDELLCDIRRLNIGGTRSVKRKLNILKNKEFKSSAACCFCKCRLKDERLIELLNTCNMVERIQEVCSIKNESKNILISNEFLSQSTETTDILEWEDLEKKDKTLTFVLMLMIVLVGQFVSNPAVPLLDAAAMALVKECNERGQNVEYGHQRLWGAIAWGVFAPLAGFAVDTYSAAYPESFNKYLPAFLAFIALVLLSVIPALCITFPPHCPSESLASDVCILLQRPKVLVFLYAMFITGISVGVISTYVFLFLAELSGSHTIMGLTLTLTCVAEVPFMFFSTKLVERLGHHGVFVLALFCYAVRFVGYSFLQNPWLVLPIELLHGVTYGALWPACTSYVNLITPDNMLTTMQSITFGIKCGLGEGLGTLLGGVIYYQYGARNLFRGSAVLCMVTLIFYWPASAYLERQDERRERQEQYEEI; this is encoded by the exons ATGGTGAGTCTTCTGCCCTTCCTTCCTGTCTATATGTCATATGTTGGTCTGAATCCTGTCCAAGTTGGGGTAGCAAGAGGCATTGAACCTTTTATTGGGATGTTTTCATCTCCGCTGAGTGGAAGCTTGGCAGATAAATTCAGCATGCATCGGTTCATCATGGTTAGCAGTATCATAGGAACAGGGCTGGTGTATGGGAGTGGTGTTTTTGTGTCACTTATTGATGCAAATAATGCAATGAATTGGACAAATATATCTCATGTGCCACTGGAAGGATACCTTGGAGAGCTTGGAAAGATTCCAGAACCAGAGTTGGACTCATCCTTGATTCAGATAAAGAAGAGTGACTACTATGACTGGTGTCATCACTTCATGTCAAGTAATATGAAAGATGAATTATTGTGTGATATTAGGAGGTTAAATATTGGTGGTACAAGATCAGTCAAAAGAAAGCTCAATATCCTCAAGAACAAGGAGTTTAAAAGTTCAGCTGCGTGTTGCTTCTGCAAATGTAGATTAAAAGATGAAAGGTTGATTGAActtttgaatacatgtaatatggtAGAGAGAATCCAGGAAGTATGCAGTATTAAAAATGAGTCAAAGAATATTTTAATATCAAATGAATTTCTGTCTCAAAGCACAGAGACTACTGACATTCTTGAATGGGAGGATTtagaaaagaaagacaaaacacTCACATTTGTTCTGATGCTGATGATTGTTCTTGTCGGACAATTTGTGAGCAACCCCGCTGTCCCTTTACTTGATGCAGCAGCTATGGCACTTGTTAAAGAATGCAATGAAAGAGGGCAAAATGTAGAATATGGACATCAACGGCTATGGGGTGCAATTGCCTGGGGTGTCTTTGCACCCCTGGCTGGATTTGCTGTTGATACCTACTCTGCAGCGTATCCAGAGTCTTTCAACAAGTATCTTCCAGCTTTCTTAGCTTTTATTGCACTTGTACTATTGTCAGTTATACCGGCATTGTGTATAACTTTTCCTCCACACTGCCCATCTGAATCACTTGCCAGTGATGTCTGCATCCTACTCCAGAGACCCAAGGTTCTTGTCTTCCTGTATGCAATGTTCATCACTGGGATATCAGTGGGAGTCATCAGTACATATGTCTTCTTGTTCCTTGCTGAACTCTCTGGAAGCCACACCATCATGGGACTGACTCTGACCCTAACATGCGTAGCTGAAGTCCCTTTCATGTTCTTTTCTACTAAGCTTGTTGAAAGACTTGGACACCATGGAGTCTTTGTTCTGGCCCTCTTCTGCTATGCTGTGAGGTTTGTTGGCTACTCATTCTTGCAGAACCCATGGCTTGTTTTACCCATAGAACTCCTCCATGGGGTCACCTATGGTGCTCTTTGGCCAGCTTGTACCTCCTATGTAAACCTCATCACTCCTGACAACATGCTTACTACAATGCAGTCCATCACATTTGGAATCAAATGTGGTTTAG GTGAAGGCTTGGGGACATTGTTGGGTGGAGTAATCTATTACCAATATGGAGCTAGGAACCTATTTAGAGGATCTGCTGTCTTATGCATGGTAACACTGATCTTCTATTGGCCAGCGAGTGCTTACCTAGAGAGACAGGATGAAAGAAGAGAGCGACAAGAACAGTATgaagaaatatga